CCGTGATGCGTCAAACAAAGCCATTCCGATATCTCCGTCGAATCACCGATTAGCGACTGCGTCCGGCCCGTTCGTGCCCAGTCGCTTACGCACGGACACCCCAAAGTTCCAGCTTGAGCGACGGAAACTCTCCCGCCACATGCCGCTCACCGTGCCGACTGCGACTTCATCCTTGAGCAACTGCTTGAGGTGCAGTTGCGGCGGCGGCGCCGGCGGCGGCGTCATGCGGGCGACGTCGGCAATCTGCTTCCGAACGTCCGCGCTCTGACTGGAGAGTTCGTACTTGAACCATCCGAATAGGCCGAGCAGGACCACCGACAAGAGCGTTGCGGTAATCCACAGGGGGAAATCGTAGAACGACGGGCGCTTGCCCTTTGTGCTCGGTTGCCAGTGCGGAGACAACGTCAACGGCACGGAGTCGCGTTGCGATGTGATGACGTTGTAGAGCCTCTGGCGAATCGCGTCGTGCTTGCGCTTGCCGTCGGCACCGCCGCGGTAGCGCCCTTCGAAGCCGAGACTGAGCGTCCGATAAATCACTTCGAGCAGGTCTCGATGCTCGTGCGGATCTTCGAGTAAACGTCCGATCAGCAGGTAGACCTTGTCGCCTCCGTCGAGATCGCCGTGGAACGTCGTGGCCAGCCCGCCTTTGATCCATGCGATCCCCGCCGATCCGGCTTTGCCCCAGGCGGTTTGCGTGACCGTCTCGTCCAGCGCCGTGCACAGGCAATATCGGGCGCCGATCATATGGTCGCGCCGGATGTTGGCCTGCTCGCATAGCTTCTCGAATGTCCGAACCTCCTGCTCGAGAAGCGCGCGCAACGACGCGACCGCATTCTTCGACGCGAACTTCTCCGGCATGTCGGCCTGTGCGCGCAGCAGGACGCGCGATGCTTCGAGCAATGGATTTGACGCCGCCTTCACGGAGGCGAGTCGTTCGGCAAACGACTCGGGCGGCGGCATCTCCTTCGACGGCGCCGAGTGGCTCGCAGAGTTTTCGATCGCCGCTTTTACGCTTGCGGACGATGTCGATTCACGGGCATGGACCGCGTCCTCATCCAAGACCGCGGACTCCACGGTTCCTCTCACTTTTGCCATACCTTAGTCCCCTACGCTCGCCGTACCGCTACCAATCAGCGTGCAACCGCATTCGCAGCGGTGGCCGTGCAAAGCGACTCGCCGGCCATTGATCGTGAACGTCGGATGAGCCTCGATGATCTTGTTGCGGCCATGTGGACGTCCATCCGGATACGTCATGGGGCAATCGACCAAATCGAAAAGGCGTGCGATGCCCTTGTCCCCGACCAGATGTGTTTCAGAGCCGGTTACGACGCGTCCACCGTGTGATGTGACGTCACCGACGACAATAATTTGCAACGCCATGTTGTTCTCTCTCATGAGGAGGTACCGCTGGACGACCGGGAACGTGAACGGCTCTCGCGATCGAGCTCACGCCAGACGTGCGATGGCACTTCGTCCATCGCCGAGTAAAACGTCGTACCAAGCTGCGTTCGCCTGTCCAGCGCTTCCGCAATTTGCGGATTCCGATCGAACGCGATTCCATATCGATATGTTTCCCGGCAGAAACCGAGTTTGTCGGACGGCTCGGTCAGCATCCAATTCAGCGCTCGTTCGTAGCGCGGCATGAAGTCGGCCAGTCGATCGAGATAGGGCAGCGCACCGTCGACCAGACCAGCGTCGGTCATCACCGCGAGCAATTCGTCCGGCTCGGTGTGCGCGGTCAACGCATCGACATCCTCCTGTTCGAGTTCGATCAGGATGGAGCGGCAAATTTTTGCGCCATGCAGCGTGTCGTTCTCGACGCGCTGCCAGTCGCGGTGCCGCCCGCGATACATCCACCGGTCGATCGGCCCCATGAAAATGTCGCGAATCGATTCGCCCCATACGCTGAACACGGCGCCGGTGTTACGAGGGTCGAAGAATCTGACCATTGCCGTCACACCATCGCCGATGTCCGCGAACAGAAAGGCACGAAGGTGAACCGCCAATTGATCGATCGGCACACGCCCCCAGACGACCGACAGACAGGGAGAATGCCGATCGATACGATCGAGCTCGGCTACCCATGCCGCCTCCGGATCCTCCACGGGCACGAGAAAGAGCGACGCCAACCCGGACTCGGCCTCCGGCAGTCCCTCGTAGACGTTCACGAACTTCACGCCGGCTTGCTCGCGCACGGCTTGCAGTCGTTCAGGGGCCGCCGCGCCATCAATGAGCGCGAATAGACGAATATGCGTTTCGTCGAATTGGGATTGCATGTATCTGACCGATATTGCTGTTTCGAATGGCGCTGTTTCGGTTGCGCGATGTGTCGCGGAAACCACGTCAAGCAATCGCCGCTTCTGCTCCGTCAAACTCTCGGAGCGCGACCGCGAGCGGATCCTGGCCAAGCCATGACAGGCGTTCCTTGCCGACAAAGACCACGCGCGGCCATCCGTATCCGCCCGGCGCGTATTCGTGGAAATACGGCACGCGGAACCAGCACCGGCTGTCGTGGACGTAGTCGTCGAACAGTTTGACTGCGGCTTGGGGTAGCGAACTGAGCGCGTGCATCGATGTGTGCTTCTTCAGAAACGATTCCACTTCCGCGACGGGCTTCGGCAACACGTCGTCAGCAACGTTGTACGTTTGCATCAAGGAAGTACGCGTCGCATGAAACTTGATCGCGCCGACGTCTACCAACGACATTCGCGGCGAATCGACGTCGGAAGCATCGTCGAGCGGGGGTGCGTGTCGCACCGAGAGAATCCGCTTCGGTTGCGCATCCCCGTCATGGCTCGGCGGTATAACGGTCGCGTCGGATACGTCGACTGAAAGATCGGTACGCTGTTCAGGGTGAAGATGCGCCAATAGCAAACGCATTTCCTCCGCGCCCTGGAGCAGATCCGTTTTGTCGTTGGCCGTGATATCGCCTTCCCCTTCTCCTGGGCGGCCCGACCGCGGACGCTTGTCCTGAGCGACGTCGGCGTAGGCAATCTCCGCGTAGATCTCTTCCAGCCGGCTCCGGATCTCGAGGTCTACGGCATCAAGTTCTTTCTGGGCGGCATCGATCGCAGGAATATGCTGCGGATACGGTCGACTTGTTTTCGCATGCCACAACTTTGCCAATGCCTTATTGCGCTTGGCATTCAACTCCCGAAGGCGCGCATCATTCGGTTTGGCCTTCTCGACCGCCTGCGTCATCTTGCGCGGCGTCAGCCGATCTTCTCGCGCGCGCTTGTAAAAGCCCTGGTTCGTGACATAAGAGCCCTTCGTGAACTGTGCCCGCAATGCACGCCAGCTCAGCATCTGAGACATACCGAAGGACATGGCTTCCTCGACGCTACTGATCGGGCTGGTTGTTTTCAGCCAGGCATTGAAGGCTGCGATGGTGTCGGCGTGGAGTTTGAAATCCTCGGCCAAATAGTCAATTGCGAGAATATCGCTCGCCTTCATCATCGGCACGCCGTACCGAAGGGCTGCGATATACATGTCGTGCAGCGCAATCTGGCTGAGCTTTCTTTCGTCCATTCCGTTTCCGGACTCATCGCAGCCCTTGCCCTGGTCGCCCGGTCCATATCCACCACCCACGTCCGAATGCACGCCCGGATATGCGATCTCTCGACGCACCTCACCGCCGGTGTAACCGCCACCCTGCCGAATGGAGTCAAGCGGAAAACTCATGCGTTGCTCGTGAATCGAGAACGCGTGGACGCAACTGCGAACCCAGTCGGGAATCGCCAGACCATCATCGCTGGCGAAATGCGCATGTCCATCGAGGAGGTCCAGATTCAACGCGGTACGAAAAGAATCTGGCAATCCTACGGATGCAACCGTGTCAAACAGGCCCATGAAGTTCACCTGATAGGGCAACGTTGGACCGTGCTCCGGCTTCCCCAGCATGCCGCTCGGCGCCCATTCGTTCACGAGTTTGTTCACGAACGCTCGCGCCGCAGCCGCGCCACGGGAAAAACCGATCGCGTTGATCCAGATCTTCTTGATCGTGTTTTCCGTTTTTGCGTTGGCATGTGCGACTTGGAGTATTTTCAGTCGATCATCGAAGTGCAGGTCGAACGTGGTTTTGTCGCAGAAAGCGCCGATGTTGCTCAGTTGTTTTGCGTCATCGTCAGGAATTAGCTCCCATCGCGAATCTTCCAGAATTGCGCCGTAGACTGAATTGAGTACGCGCGTGTACGCCCATACGCATCTTTGATTGAATCCTTTCGCAAGCGCCTTACCGTCTTGAGAATACGTGCCTTCACCAATTTTCTCGAAAGGCGTGCCAACACCCGCGATGTAGTATTTATATATACCGTCATTGGGCTCAAAAATCGCCGCCTTGTACAGTCGTGCGACGTTTGTATGACACCAGGTGTTGGAGTCTCTCCACCTCGGATTATCTTCGTCATCGTTGTTGTTCGTACCGTCAAAGAACAACGAAATATGCAAACTCCGTTGACACGACATCACCGAACCCGCGACATGGCAATACCCCGTCACCCACGCATCGTCCGCTTCGTGGTTCGTCAACCGCCCGCCTTCCGACATCGGTTCCGGCCATTTCAGGTTCATTATTGAATCCCCCGCATCACACCCTTCGGATACTCATAATTCCATTCTTCATCGGGAGCGCCCTGTACCACGTACGGATCGCTAGCTGATGGTGGCCCAGCGTTGGGCGCAAGATCAGATGCACTGGGATTCCCAACTACAATCTTTACACGATCTCCTGGGAGAAAAATCGCCCACACACCCGCTGTCTGACCGGTGATATAGGGCTCAATTCGAACATTCTCGGCCTTGTACCAACCCGACGTCTTCTTGTTCTTTTTGTCGACCAACCACCGGATCGTCAACCGGAGGTCAGGCTGCCATTCTCTCGGGTAGCGCGTGCAGCATTGGCCTCCCGCTTGACCTGGGCTACCGTCCTCCCTCATCGCACGCATATTCCCACCTCCGCCACCGATTCTTGTTCCCTTTGGCCCAGAGATCGAGAATTTATGGATGTACCACGGCGTATAATTCATCGAACGCGAGTCACCACTGCTCAGCTCGATTCTCTTCGGAATCTCGACCGTAGACGACTCATCGGCATGCAGGCCAGCGCATCCCGCGAGAAGCACCAGCAACACCACCACACCAATAAATCGATTCGTTTTCATTCATCAACCTTGTATATGTTTTCAAACCGTCATCGAGCAGGAATAACTGCTTCTTTCGCGGGCACGACATCGTGGATTGATCGCAATGTCGCTTGTGTGTGCCGTTTAAGTGGCCACGCTCTCTCCAACGTTCCATCCACGTTCATTATTTAATCCTCCGCATCACGCCCTTCGGATACTCATAATTCCATTCTTCGTCGGGAACACCCTGCGCCACATCAGGATCGTCGTCTCCCGGACGTACCGCTACCGAATTACGACCATTGGCGTTGCCGTCAGCCACCATAAGCTTGACCCGATCTCCCGGTAAAAAGATCGCCCATACGCCCCCTGATCGGCTTCCGTCATACTGCGGAATTCGAACATTCTCGGCCTTGTACCAACCCGACGTCTTCTTGTTCTTTTTGTCGACCAACCACCGGATCGTCAACCGGAGGTCAGGCTGCCATTCCATCGGATAACGCATACAGCATTTGCCTCCGGATTGCCCCGGATTACCGTTGTCATCCATCGGCGACATGTTCCCACCTCCACCACCGATTCTTGTTCCCTTTGGCCCAGAGATCGAGAATTTATGGATGTACCACGGCGTATAATTCATCGAGCGTGAATCACCACTATTCAGCTCGACTGTCTTCGGCATCTTGACCGTAGACGGCTCATCGGCATGTAGGCCAGCGCATCCCGCGAGAAGCACCAGCACCAGCACCACCGCCACTACACCACTAAATCGATTCTTTTTCATTCGCATTCCAAATCATTACCCCCTGAAGCTAACAAGAAACGTCGAAACATATCATGCCTACTGCAAGCTTTAATATCCGGTTTTCAAAACACCTTTCGAGCAACTGCTTTCCGGCATCGATACCGCACGCTTACGTTCATTTCTTCGATCCGCGGTAACGATACAAGCGATTCCATTCCTCATCGAGCGTACCCTGTACGACGTATGGATCGCTAGCCGCCGGTGGTCCTGCATTGCGTGCAAGATCGCGCGCGTTCGGGTTACCGACTACGAGCTTGACGCGATCACCAGGCAAGAAAATCGCCCATACCCCCGACGTCTGACCGGTGATATATGGCTCAAGTCGAACATTGTCGGCCTTATACCAATAACCCGGAGTTTTGCCGTCCATCTTCTTGTCGACCTTCCATCGCACCGTCAACCTCAGGTCAGGCTGCCATTCTCTGGGGTAGCGCGTACAGCATTGGCCTCCGGAATGCCCTGGATAACCGTCCTCTTCCATCGGCCACATGTTCCCACCTCCACCACCGATTCTTGTTCCGTTCGGCCCAGAAATCGAGAATGTGTGGATGTACCACGGCGTATAGTTCATCGAACGCGAGTCACCACTGCTCAGGTCGACTCTCTTCGGCGTCTCGACCGTAGGCAACTCATCGGCATGCAGGCCAGCGCATCCCGCGAGAAGCACCAGCAACACCGCCACCACACCACTAAATCGATTCGTTTTCATTCATCAACCTTGTATATATTGTTCAAACCGTCAACAAGCAGGAATAACCGCTTCTTTCGCGGGAACGGCATCGTGGATTGATCGCAATGTCGCTTGTGTACCGTTTAAGTGTCCACGCTCTCTCCAACGTTCCATCCACGTTCATTATTTAATCCTCCGCATCACGCCCTTCGGATACTCATAATTCCATTCTTCGTCGGGAGCGCCCTGCACCACATACGGATCGCTAGCTGCTGGTGGTCCGGCGTTGGGTGCAAGATCAGATGCATTGGGATTTCCAACTACAACCTTCACGCGATCTCCTGGGAGAAAAATCGCCCACACACCCGCTGTCTGACCAGTGATATATGGTTCAATTCGAACATTCTCGGCCTTGTACCAACCCGACGTCTTCTTGTTCTTTTTGTCGACCAACCACCGCACCGTCAACCGGAGGTCAGGCTGCCATTCTCTGGGGTAACGCGTACAGCATTGGCCTCCCGAATGCCCTGGATAACCGTCCTCTTCCATCGGCGACATGTTCCCACCTCCACCACCGATTCTTGTTCCCTTCGGCCCAGAAATCGAGAATGTGTGGATGTACCACGGCGTATAATTCATCGAACGTGAATCACCGCTATTCAGCTCGACTGTCTTCGGCATCTCGACCGTAGACGACTCATCGGCATGCAAACCAGCGCATCCCGCGACAAACACCAGCAGAACCACAAGAACCCCACTCAATCGATTTGCTGTCATTCGATACCTCTATCGCTAGAGAACTACACTCACGCCTCAGCGCGTTGTGCGATTTTCCCGACCGCCTCGTTAAGGTTCTTGGCGTCCAAGCGTCACATCATCAGAAAACTTCACTTTCCAGGTCTCCCCGTCTATCTCAATACAAGTGCCGTCCCACTTCGCGCTGCCTTCATCAAGCATTCGATACAAATCTTCTTCGGAGCGAGATCGACTGCCTGGCTCAAAGGCCCCGGAAGCTGGTGAAACGACGCATGGGCAAGAAATTTTCCGGACGTGCCGTGCACGATTCCCGACGCATCCATATTCGTGAAACTACCGTTGACCTCGAAACGGATTTTTCGCTTCCCGCGCAAGATGATTTCGTCTGCCTCGAGAAGGATCTGCTTCTGCGCACGCGCAACGATCGATTGCGTCAACGCGTGAAGCACGATATCGCCGGCCGCTGAAACAAATTTCACGATCCCCTTTTGGGCGACAAAACGGATGGTGTCGCGTATGCTCGCGAAAAAACTGCTACCGCTCGCGATCCCGATATGCCCCTCGCTGGTCACGGCGACCTGTTGCGCAGCGACGTGCGCGGTGGCGGGCGTAACGAGTTGAACGCCCGCCTTGCCGGCAATCACGAGATGCGGCTCGGCCAATTCGGCAAACGGATTCGCCTCGCTTGCTCGGCCGCGAATCTGTTCGTTCTGTCGGGAAATCGCTTTGGCCACATCCGACTGGTGCCCGTCGACATCCTGCGCCTCCGCCTCCTGAGCCGCCTTGCTCATGAAGTCGTGAAGCCTATGGGCGTCGTCGAGTTGGGACAGCGTCTCGGACATGCTCTTTACTTGCCCATCCGCTCCCGGCCTACCTTGGGTGGTAATCAGCATTCCCATCGCCGATCGCACTACCCCCCACAAACCCGTTGCAAGCTCAAAGCCTCGACCCCGCTCCTCCTGCCGCCCCGCATTCCCCGCAATACGCGTGATGTACCCCAGATTCAACTGCGAACACCCTTCATCGCTCGACAGATGCGCCTGGATCTTGCCGTTCGTATCGTCGAAAGCCAGCGTATTCGCCCGACGGCCGCCGATTTCCTTGCTTCGGTAGCCGGCGAGCGCCTGATTCGCCGGCAACGCGAACGGCGGCATGTTGAATGCGTTCACCGCGCTTCCCACGACGATCGGCAAGTCCGGATCGCCATTGACGAAGGCAACCTCGACCTCCTGCCCCCGACGCGGAAGAAAAACGCCGCCGAACTGATCGCCGTGCCACGCGCCGGCAACGCGCACCCAACAACTGGAACGCTCGTCGTTCCTGCCGAGCCGATCCCAGAGAAACTGCAGCTTCACGCGCCCGTAGGCATCGGTCCAGATTTCCTGGTTGTCGGGACACGTCACGACGGCATACTCGACGCCGTTCATCCGCGGCTTCGCAATCGTGCGCAATAGACGAAACGGCTCATTGGTCGGTTGCACGGTGAAATCCGCTTCGCACCGATACTGCTGACCGGCCCCGGAAGCTTCGCCGATCTCTTCGATCGTCAGCCGGCAAGCAATCACGGCATACTCGCGATTCGCCGCCTCTTGCGGGTAGTGCGACAGCACGAACGTCTGCCCGGTGACCATGCCGCGCAAATTGCCCTTGCCGTGGGCCCTCAATCCCTGACACCGCCACGCCTGCATCTGCACCAGCGTGAGGTATTCCGCTTCGGTGCGCGGCTCGTTGTGCGCGCCGGAGAGTCCGGCCGCACCCGCTTGCGGCTGTGCATAGTCACCCCACGAATAGCGCTCCTGATGGGCGAGGCCCGTATCGCGAGGATCTTCGCGCGTCACGGTCAGATTCGCGCGCGGCAACGTGTAGTCGTAGTCGACAGCCGTCACCGCGCCCGTCGTCAGCGCATGTGACACCGAGAATTCGTGGATATGTTCCTCGTCGATGTGCCGACTGGTCGGCGGTTCGTAGCGAAGCTCGGCATAGGCGTCGCCGAGCGGCTGGAGCGCGCCCATCGAATCGCAAAGTACGAGCCGATGCTTGCCTTCGCCGTGCTCGAAGAAGTAGTAGATGCCCCACTCTTCCCACAAACGCTGCAGGAACATCCAGTCGCTTTCGAAATGCTGGCGCTGAATGTCGCGCTTGGGCCATACCTTGTTCGGCCGAGGCGTCGTCAGCCGTTTATCCACCGGAAACGGATAGACCGACAGCACGGCGTCCGTGATCTCGACAACCGACATGTCCTGGAAAATGCGGCAGTCGCTATTCTTGGTCGCATGCCAGAGCCACGGTCGCAGCGTCAGCGCATAGACGATCGATCGGCCGTCTTCGCGAACGATCATCGCCTGACTGACAATGCCGGTGATCTCGCGCATGCCTGCGCCGATATTTCCCATTCCGGCACCACCGGCAAGGCCCGGAATGAAATGCCCACGGCCCTCGAGCTGAATCGATACGGTCACCTCCGTGCCGATCAACGCATCGAGATCGACGTTCGCCGCGATGCTCGGCGAGAACGCGAGCGCGTCCGGCGTCTTCAGTTCCAGGACGTATTCGAACAACTCGCCTATCGTCTCGCCGCCCGTGAGCCTCACCGGCGTCAGGAGCGATTGGCCACCGTACGTCGGCAACGCCGCGCCGGAAACCGATAGCGTCCGTGATGCGTCAAACAAAGCCATTCCGATATCTCCGTCGAATCACCGATTAGCGACTGCGTCCGGCCCATTCGTGCCCAGTCGCTTACGCACGTACACCCCAAAGTTCCAGCTTGAGCGACGGAAACTCCCCCGCCACATGCAACGCGATCCCGCCGTGACGCACCACCTCCTCCCACAGCGCCCCGCCCTGTGTCAGCTCGTAATAGATATATCCCGCGTTGAACGGAATCTGCCGCGGCGGCACCGGCAGCGCCTGCATGCCGATACCCGGCAAATGACTGCGCACGAGGCTCGGCAGCTTTTCCGACGGCCCCGCCTTCACCTGCGCGAGAAACTGCTGACGCAGCACGTCGGGCGGCATCGCCGCATGCACGGCGAGCACCAGCGAAGCGAAACCCTGCATATCGGCCGGATCGACCACCGCATTGCGCATGCCGTGCCCCCGATCCTCGAGCGCGATGCTCTGCGCGCTACGCACGAGCACGGCATTGAGCAGCCGGTGCGTGTCGTCGACGAGCGGCTTCAGGCAAAGATGCGGAGTCGTATGCCGATAAGGCGGATGCGTATCGAGCGGCCGGCGCGTGTCGGTGCGTAGATGGGTCGACAGCTCGCCCGCCATCGCGATCAGCAGCGTGTAGACCTCCGCCGGCGACGTGGTCGGCACGCGCAGCATGTGCTGCAGCAAGGGCTCGTACCGGTTGAGAATCTGCAACAGCAGGTAATCCGTAACCGTCGCCGCGCTCGCGGTCGTGTCGTCCGTGCCGGCCAGCCGCTGCGACAGCGCATTTGCGCGCAGATGAGCGAGATCGTGGATCTTCGTGACCCAGCTCGTCAGCAAATCGCTCGCGCCATAGCCCGATACGGGCGGCACGATCGTGTCGTCCAGTTCGATGCTGCCGTCCGCGCGAATGGTCTTTACACTCGTCAGTGCAAGACCGATCCATGCGTTGCCGAGTTCCTTCTCCGGCACCAGACGCAGCCGCAGGTTCGACAGCTGGACGGACTCAGGCGCCAGCCCGACCGAATTCGAGTCGCGCAGCTCGGCATCGAACACTTGATAGCGCGCCATCGAATCGGGCGTATCCTCGAACGTCGTTTCCTCGCAGTTCGGCAAACGTACCGGCACGGCCAGATAGATCACCTGGTCGAGGTGTTCCGGACGAACGGTCAACGGCGGCGGCAGCGGCGTATTGCCCGGCGCATCGAACGGCGTGCCGTCGGCGAACACGCCGGCGGCCGACTTGACGATCACTTTCCCGAGCGCGAGCGACTCCAGATCGAGCGCGTAATGCACGAAACCGAAGAAAAACGGCGACAGCGGCGCCGCACGCATGTGCGCGTATCTCTCGAAGTAGCGCTCCTGTTGCTGGAAAAGCTGCGGTCTGAAAAACAACCCTTCCTGCCAGGCGACCTTGGCGTACCAGCTCATACGTCTCGTCCGTTTCGTTGCACGACGTGTTTCATTTCTTCGTTTCCTCGATCGCGACGGCCTTGGCCGAGAGATCGACAGTCAGTTTCAGCTTCGGTGTAACAAGCCGGTACCACGCCTTGTCGGGCGCGGCAGGCATCGTGTAGACCGACCGCCATACCGCATTCGGCAGATCGCGATAGGCCGCGATCACGCCGATGGCAGTCGTTTCCGGATCGGGCCGCCGGACAACCTTCCGATGCTCGCCGGGGCGCAACTGGAACTGGTCGCGCTTGACGACGTCGGCCGCCAGCACCGTCTTCTCCTGTGTTTCCAGCGAAAAGAAATCCGCCGCTTCGAATGCGTTGCCGTTCTTCAGCTCATAGAGACGCACCAGAATCGGCGCCGCGTGCCCGCGATCGTCCGGATTCACGTCGGATGCCGCGTTGATGGCCAGTTCGAGCCGAATGGGCGCCTTCGGCTTCGGTTCACCGCTCGCGCAGGCGGAGAGCAGCACGGCGACGGCGAGCGAAGCGGCGGTCAGAATCGAACGCA
The sequence above is a segment of the Burkholderia multivorans ATCC BAA-247 genome. Coding sequences within it:
- a CDS encoding PAAR domain-containing protein → MALQIIVVGDVTSHGGRVVTGSETHLVGDKGIARLFDLVDCPMTYPDGRPHGRNKIIEAHPTFTINGRRVALHGHRCECGCTLIGSGTASVGD
- the tssK gene encoding type VI secretion system baseplate subunit TssK, translating into MSWYAKVAWQEGLFFRPQLFQQQERYFERYAHMRAAPLSPFFFGFVHYALDLESLALGKVIVKSAAGVFADGTPFDAPGNTPLPPPLTVRPEHLDQVIYLAVPVRLPNCEETTFEDTPDSMARYQVFDAELRDSNSVGLAPESVQLSNLRLRLVPEKELGNAWIGLALTSVKTIRADGSIELDDTIVPPVSGYGASDLLTSWVTKIHDLAHLRANALSQRLAGTDDTTASAATVTDYLLLQILNRYEPLLQHMLRVPTTSPAEVYTLLIAMAGELSTHLRTDTRRPLDTHPPYRHTTPHLCLKPLVDDTHRLLNAVLVRSAQSIALEDRGHGMRNAVVDPADMQGFASLVLAVHAAMPPDVLRQQFLAQVKAGPSEKLPSLVRSHLPGIGMQALPVPPRQIPFNAGYIYYELTQGGALWEEVVRHGGIALHVAGEFPSLKLELWGVRA
- a CDS encoding DUF3304 domain-containing protein, which codes for MKTNRFIGVVVLLVLLAGCAGLHADESSTVEIPKRIELSSGDSRSMNYTPWYIHKFSISGPKGTRIGGGGGNMRAMREDGSPGQAGGQCCTRYPREWQPDLRLTIRWLVDKKNKKTSGWYKAENVRIEPYITGQTAGVWAIFLPGDRVKIVVGNPSASDLAPNAGPPSASDPYVVQGAPDEEWNYEYPKGVMRGIQ
- a CDS encoding DUF4123 domain-containing protein, encoding MQSQFDETHIRLFALIDGAAAPERLQAVREQAGVKFVNVYEGLPEAESGLASLFLVPVEDPEAAWVAELDRIDRHSPCLSVVWGRVPIDQLAVHLRAFLFADIGDGVTAMVRFFDPRNTGAVFSVWGESIRDIFMGPIDRWMYRGRHRDWQRVENDTLHGAKICRSILIELEQEDVDALTAHTEPDELLAVMTDAGLVDGALPYLDRLADFMPRYERALNWMLTEPSDKLGFCRETYRYGIAFDRNPQIAEALDRRTQLGTTFYSAMDEVPSHVWRELDRESRSRSRSSSGTSS
- a CDS encoding DUF3304 domain-containing protein; the encoded protein is MTANRLSGVLVVLLVFVAGCAGLHADESSTVEMPKTVELNSGDSRSMNYTPWYIHTFSISGPKGTRIGGGGGNMSPMEEDGYPGHSGGQCCTRYPREWQPDLRLTVRWLVDKKNKKTSGWYKAENVRIEPYITGQTAGVWAIFLPGDRVKVVVGNPNASDLAPNAGPPAASDPYVVQGAPDEEWNYEYPKGVMRRIK
- a CDS encoding T6SS phospholipase effector Tle1-like catalytic domain-containing protein, with the protein product MNLKWPEPMSEGGRLTNHEADDAWVTGYCHVAGSVMSCQRSLHISLFFDGTNNNDDEDNPRWRDSNTWCHTNVARLYKAAIFEPNDGIYKYYIAGVGTPFEKIGEGTYSQDGKALAKGFNQRCVWAYTRVLNSVYGAILEDSRWELIPDDDAKQLSNIGAFCDKTTFDLHFDDRLKILQVAHANAKTENTIKKIWINAIGFSRGAAAARAFVNKLVNEWAPSGMLGKPEHGPTLPYQVNFMGLFDTVASVGLPDSFRTALNLDLLDGHAHFASDDGLAIPDWVRSCVHAFSIHEQRMSFPLDSIRQGGGYTGGEVRREIAYPGVHSDVGGGYGPGDQGKGCDESGNGMDERKLSQIALHDMYIAALRYGVPMMKASDILAIDYLAEDFKLHADTIAAFNAWLKTTSPISSVEEAMSFGMSQMLSWRALRAQFTKGSYVTNQGFYKRAREDRLTPRKMTQAVEKAKPNDARLRELNAKRNKALAKLWHAKTSRPYPQHIPAIDAAQKELDAVDLEIRSRLEEIYAEIAYADVAQDKRPRSGRPGEGEGDITANDKTDLLQGAEEMRLLLAHLHPEQRTDLSVDVSDATVIPPSHDGDAQPKRILSVRHAPPLDDASDVDSPRMSLVDVGAIKFHATRTSLMQTYNVADDVLPKPVAEVESFLKKHTSMHALSSLPQAAVKLFDDYVHDSRCWFRVPYFHEYAPGGYGWPRVVFVGKERLSWLGQDPLAVALREFDGAEAAIA
- a CDS encoding DUF3304 domain-containing protein; this encodes MKKNRFSGVVAVVLVLVLLAGCAGLHADEPSTVKMPKTVELNSGDSRSMNYTPWYIHKFSISGPKGTRIGGGGGNMSPMDDNGNPGQSGGKCCMRYPMEWQPDLRLTIRWLVDKKNKKTSGWYKAENVRIPQYDGSRSGGVWAIFLPGDRVKLMVADGNANGRNSVAVRPGDDDPDVAQGVPDEEWNYEYPKGVMRRIK
- a CDS encoding type VI secretion system Vgr family protein, whose amino-acid sequence is MALFDASRTLSVSGAALPTYGGQSLLTPVRLTGGETIGELFEYVLELKTPDALAFSPSIAANVDLDALIGTEVTVSIQLEGRGHFIPGLAGGAGMGNIGAGMREITGIVSQAMIVREDGRSIVYALTLRPWLWHATKNSDCRIFQDMSVVEITDAVLSVYPFPVDKRLTTPRPNKVWPKRDIQRQHFESDWMFLQRLWEEWGIYYFFEHGEGKHRLVLCDSMGALQPLGDAYAELRYEPPTSRHIDEEHIHEFSVSHALTTGAVTAVDYDYTLPRANLTVTREDPRDTGLAHQERYSWGDYAQPQAGAAGLSGAHNEPRTEAEYLTLVQMQAWRCQGLRAHGKGNLRGMVTGQTFVLSHYPQEAANREYAVIACRLTIEEIGEASGAGQQYRCEADFTVQPTNEPFRLLRTIAKPRMNGVEYAVVTCPDNQEIWTDAYGRVKLQFLWDRLGRNDERSSCWVRVAGAWHGDQFGGVFLPRRGQEVEVAFVNGDPDLPIVVGSAVNAFNMPPFALPANQALAGYRSKEIGGRRANTLAFDDTNGKIQAHLSSDEGCSQLNLGYITRIAGNAGRQEERGRGFELATGLWGVVRSAMGMLITTQGRPGADGQVKSMSETLSQLDDAHRLHDFMSKAAQEAEAQDVDGHQSDVAKAISRQNEQIRGRASEANPFAELAEPHLVIAGKAGVQLVTPATAHVAAQQVAVTSEGHIGIASGSSFFASIRDTIRFVAQKGIVKFVSAAGDIVLHALTQSIVARAQKQILLEADEIILRGKRKIRFEVNGSFTNMDASGIVHGTSGKFLAHASFHQLPGPLSQAVDLAPKKICIECLMKAARSGTALVLR
- a CDS encoding DUF3304 domain-containing protein, which produces MKTNRFSGVVAVLLVLLAGCAGLHADELPTVETPKRVDLSSGDSRSMNYTPWYIHTFSISGPNGTRIGGGGGNMWPMEEDGYPGHSGGQCCTRYPREWQPDLRLTVRWKVDKKMDGKTPGYWYKADNVRLEPYITGQTSGVWAIFLPGDRVKLVVGNPNARDLARNAGPPAASDPYVVQGTLDEEWNRLYRYRGSKK